The window aaataaaaagtgccttcttgggccaaacaaaacttgtgtccttcggccggttattcgccaaatacgcaTTGAGCAGGGGAAtgtttgctaacatgctaacacaaaatggcggacacggTGAGACATTCCCCTgctagggattttatgttatacgaagcgtaaaatacatgtaaatagcctaatccgttccaagatcttgcCAAattcacacctttgggccttcaaaatattcaaagtccaccaaatatggtgagaaaatataacaaaacagcataaacatagtagagtaacattccaatataaaataaggtaaataaggtataatggtcgatggggaatggctgtatagtctagcaacatcacttcatttcataccaccgtcatgcttctggatcatttcctgctttgtttcgatgaacaactttccctttttttcttctcacttacacttggtttagggcccatgactccggtaattttaacacaaagaaaagtaaaccaattaagaagagatttcaatgcgtgcaaactagtttaagggcgactacgatgaggaaggtaTCTTACATACAAActggacgcgctggataagtcagccaatgagataagagcgtaggcggtgccccgatcatcagccaatgagatgagagcataggcgctgccccgataatcagccaatgagagcatgaagcgtcaatttgtggacttcctgcttcctttcaatcgacaacttttcccttttttcttatcacttacacttggtttagggtccatgactacggtcattttaacacaaagaaaagtcatgaaattaagaagagatttcaatacgtgcaaactagtttagggcgactacgatgaggaagggggctcgcatacaaacatggacgcgctggataagtcagccaatgagataagagcgtaggcggtgccctgataatcagctaacgagagcgtgaagccagaaggtgtcaccaagtgtactctgttagtctctctgtcacTTGCACGAACTTGaagctttacgttatatggaattccttacgtaatacgatgcgaaaaatttacataaattctttacgttcagtggaatttacgtaaaaggaggtttacgttatgcgaggtactactgtacatatatattatatatatatatctgtgtgtgtgtgtgtgtgtgtgtgtgtgtgtatacacacacatatatatatacacatatatatatacacacacacacacacatatatatatatatatatatatatatatatatatataaaatctttCAATAAACTATAGTAAAATTGGGCATATTTCAGGCAAAGTTTcaaatagtaattcattttttttattttttaagtaagacaataataatataacaataataatattaacaataatcTTCCACAAATATTCCTGCTTGTGTCCTCCAGGcatccagcagctgattggttGTCATAAGAACGTCGCGCTCAGCCACAGTGTGGGAGCTCCACTTTTGGCCAGGCAGAGCAACAGCCAATTAACGAGGAGTAAGCAGAGCCACAGCCCACCCACATTCAAGAGGGAGTGGCGGAGCCACGACCCCCTATGTTAAAGTGGAAGAGGAAGAACTCTCGATGACTCAAGTGGGAGAGCATCTTCTAGGgccagaggaggctgatctcaccaggTTGCCACAGAATGGTGTCTCTGTGGTGACCGAAGAccctgaagacaaaccacctgagtcctcacagcttcatcatagtacaagtgaggagatgagagaggcggagccacagcccctctgttttaaagaggaagaggcagAGTCACAGCCCACCCACagtaaagaggaagaggagaagccacagcccacccacattaaagaggaagaggcagAGTCACAGCCCccctatgttaaagaggaagaggaggagccacagcccatCCACATTCAAGAGGAAGAGGTGGCGCCACAGcccacccacattaaagaggaagaggtaaAGTCACAGCCCccctatgttaaagaggaagaggaggagccacagaccacccacattaaagaggaagcaGCGGAGCCACAGTCCCTctgtgttaaagaggaagaggaggaactctcGATCACTCAGGACAAAGAGCATCTTCTAGGGCCAGaagaggctgatctcaccaggTTGCCACTGACTTGTGTCTCTGCAGTtactgaagaccatgaagacaaaccacctgattcctcacagcttcatcatcgtccaagtgaggagatgagagaggcagagccttcatgcagcagctcactgcaacacatgacaacagaagctgatggagaccactgtggaggatcacaagcagacaacctcttagctccactgtcagatagtgacgacacaacgtcacactctcctgaagatgaagacagcgacTACAACCAAGAATCtctgagcagcgatacagactgtgaaggtgatatgacGACTCACACTGGaaacaaacactctgaaagcTCTAAAAAGACGACAGATGAACGTTTtaactgctcagtttgtgacAAAAGATTTTCTTGGATGAGTACTTTGAAACAACAcattagaacacacacaggagaaaaaccttttagttgttcagactgtggtaaacgattcaatCTAAAGACACACATGCggttacacatgagaacacacacaggagaaaaaccttttagttgctcagactgtggtaaatgcTTCACTCTAAATACAAacatgaaaagacacatgagaacacacacaggagaaaaaccttttagttgctcagactgcggtAAATGCTTCACTGAAAAGGCACACATGCgattacacatgagaacacacacaggagaaaaacctttcagttgctcagactgtggtaaacgcttcactcaaaagacaaacatgcaattacacatgagaacacacacgagAGAGAAAACATTTAGTTGCTCAAATTGTGGTGACACATTTTCATGGAAGTCCtctttgaaaagacacatgcagagtcacTGATGGTGTCCTGTTTGACTCGCTTGACTTCCTTTCAGTCATTGTGTTGCCACTGTGTTGTAATATTCTTTGCACGTGTCTTTGTTCAATAAATACATCTTGTTTTTATTAatgtggaaaagaaaaacatggtGACTGCTGTGGTTTCATTTGTAGttaagtggggggggggggggtttgactGTATGCCATCATCACGAAATACTGTAACTAatgaagtcacttcctgttagAGTACTTCCAGATTCTGTCTGGAAAGTAGCGATTTTATTCCTTCTACTGACTTGAGTTGTAATGATTCACTCATTGGGGTACGGACTGATTTCAGGATTTGAGTGAGAGCAAAATAGTAGttgtttgggtttttaaaaatgttgcataGTTGATTCGATTTTgttcaaacaattgtatgtaaagAAAAAGGAATCATactatgttgttattgttgtattaCATATTGATACAATGTTCACAAATTAGTGTATTGAAAcaaatattttctgtttttcaaaaagtttTGTCAGGTCTTTTGTGATTATAATCCATGCATCAATTCATTTTCTATAATCATAGAAATTACAGGCAAATTGACAAAATTATTCACTTTtattgaaacattttcaaaaataaagtatctttgttttattttggacaTTGACTGCATGTGTCTGTTCCAGCCTAAATTGTTAATGTctgctttgttttagttttcacTACTTGCTTGGTCAGTAGAGGGAGCAACAGTCTTGACCCTTTGTGCAGGGAAACGTTTATTTGCTGGATTCTATGGATTTTAACATGTTTGAGCACTGGAATTGTAATCAATGCGATTTTAATGCATTGTCAATAAAGCTGTAAGTGTGATTTTAACTCAAGTATACGTCTGGAGGTCTGTGTTTGACTTTAGAGTGTCCCAATAAGCAGTGGTGAGGTACTGACCACGTCAAAAAGAATTCAATTTTCCAGGTTTTTAGTGAATAAGGCAcccagaatgtacatgaataaagaaaCGTGGCATTTTCAATATACTGTAAACGAAAGATACACAATGTTTTTGGCagctgtacctgttgatttgtcctaatatGTCATATCActctatcaggagaaccagagtatagagcaggaagcgccacct is drawn from Dunckerocampus dactyliophorus isolate RoL2022-P2 chromosome 9, RoL_Ddac_1.1, whole genome shotgun sequence and contains these coding sequences:
- the LOC129188224 gene encoding gastrula zinc finger protein xFG20-1-like; amino-acid sequence: MTQVGEHLLGPEEADLTRLPQNGVSVVTEDPEDKPPESSQLHHSTSEEMREAEPQPLCFKEEEAESQPTHSKEEEEKPQPTHIKEEEAESQPPYVKEEEEEPQPIHIQEEEVAPQPTHIKEEEVKSQPPYVKEEEEEPQTTHIKEEAAEPQSLCVKEEEEELSITQDKEHLLGPEEADLTRLPLTCVSAVTEDHEDKPPDSSQLHHRPSEEMREAEPSCSSSLQHMTTEADGDHCGGSQADNLLAPLSDSDDTTSHSPEDEDSDYNQESLSSDTDCEGDMTTHTGNKHSESSKKTTDERFNCSVCDKRFSWMSTLKQHIRTHTGEKPFSCSDCGKRFNLKTHMRLHMRTHTGEKPFSCSDCGKCFTLNTNMKRHMRTHTGEKPFSCSDCGKCFTEKAHMRLHMRTHTGEKPFSCSDCGKRFTQKTNMQLHMRTHTREKTFSCSNCGDTFSWKSSLKRHMQSH